Proteins encoded together in one Scheffersomyces stipitis CBS 6054 chromosome 5, complete sequence window:
- a CDS encoding predicted protein (go_function translation initiation factor activity~go_process translational initiation; regulation of translational initiation): protein MSFINICRDNTDPFYRYKMPPIQSKTEGRGNGIKTAIVNLAEVARALGRPPAYVVKYFGSELGAQSNIDEANDRYLVNGVHDSNELQDTLDGFINKFVLCGSCKNPETEIVIKGRDDVERDCKACGKITPVDPKLKLYTYIVKNPPTGSKKGKKSATATANVVGGGKSISDIASGQTKKEDDGEVAEDDADDDILAKKINAEAAQLQTVEVNDEDWSVDMSQEAIAARARELEGLTLSEAVSKFNELGEWILAEAGDEDDKENLPSDVEIYKKIVEMDIADKTETVQVLAQVLFDENIVEQVEPHTGLLAKLVNGEEDFEIALLGGLERFIGVQKPELISKVPAILLAFYNQELLGEEVLISWGSKVSKKYVPKDVSKKVRKAAKPFVKWLQEAEEESDEE, encoded by the coding sequence ATGTCGTTCATAAATATCTGTCGTGATAACACCGATCCATTCTACCGTTACAAGATGCCTCCCATCCAGTCCAAGACTGAAGGTAGAGGTAACGGTATTAAGACAGCCATTGTCAACTTAGCTGAAGTGGCCAGAGCTTTAGGCAGACCTCCCGCTTATGTAGTAAAGTACTTTGGTTCTGAATTGGGAGCCCAGTCCAATATTGACGAAGCCAACGACCGTTATTTGGTCAATGGTGTCCATGACTCGAACGAGTTACAAGACACTTTGGATGgattcatcaacaagtttgTTCTCTGTGGCTCATGCAAGAACCCCGAAACTGAGATTGTCATCAAGGGCAGGGATGATGTCGAGAGAGACTGTAAAGCATGTGGTAAAATTACTCCTGTGGACCCTAAGCTCAAGTTGTATACTTATATTGTCAAGAATCCTCCTACTGGTTCCAAGAAGGGTAAGAAGTCTGCCACAGCTACTGCAAATGTTGTGGGAGGTGGTAAGTCTATCTCCGACATCGCTTCCGGTCAAACCAAAAAGGAAGACGATGGCGAagttgctgaagatgatgcTGATGACGACATCTTggcaaagaagatcaacGCTGAAGCTGCTCAATTGCAGACTGTAGAAGTAAACGATGAAGACTGGTCCGTAGACATGTCTCAAGAGGCTATTGCTGCAAGAGCTCGTGAATTGGAAGGTTTGACCTTAAGCGAGGctgtttccaagttcaacgaATTGGGTGAATGGATTCTTGCTGAGGCTggagatgaagacgacaagGAAAACTTGCCTTCGGACGTagaaatctacaagaaaattgtCGAGATGGATATCGCCGATAAGACAGAAACTGTCCAGGTGTTGGCCCAAGTCCTTTTCGATGAGAACATTGTGGAACAAGTGGAGCCTCATACTGGTTTGTTGGCTAAATTGGTCAACggtgaagaagacttcGAAATCGCGTTGTTGGGAGGCTTGGAAAGATTCATTGGTGTTCAAAAGCCGgaattgatttcaaagGTTCCAGCTATCTTACTCGCTTTTTACAACCAAGAATTGCTTGGTGAGGAAGTATTAATCTCCTGGGGTAGTAAAGTGTCGAAGAAGTATGTGCCCAAAGATGTTTCCAAGAAAGTACGTAAGGCCGCTAAGCCATTCGTCAAATGGTTGCAAGaggctgaagaagagtctgATGAAGAGTAG
- the FIP1 gene encoding component of a pre-mRNA polyadenylation factor has translation MADHSDDEDAYLYGSDDEAGVKSVGKNESNTKSVSLPNARSEKEVEEVEEEDDDDEEEEEEDSDDDIDIIIGDSPPKTATVVTSAQTETTASEEKSSTTTIVASQSGEPGTTVDVNTMAEYEGKPLTQLDLETLKDKPWRAPGADISDYFNYGFDEFTWIAYCHKQDKTRGEFNPQAVMAKLMGGSAPPMPPAGAGPGGPPGMPPMGMMPPGMPPMGMMPPGMPNMPPGMGMPGMPGMPGMPNMPNMPNMPNMPNMPNFMNNANNNNSNNGNRQYQNFIPNRQ, from the coding sequence ATGGCAGACCATTCAGATGACGAGGATGCCTATCTCTATGGATCCGACGACGAGGCCGGTGTAAAATCTGTAGGAAAAAATGAATCCAACACGAAGAGTGTATCTTTACCAAATGCCAGAAGtgagaaagaagtagaagaagttgaagaagaagatgatgatgacgaggaagaagaagaagaagattctgacGACGATATAGATATCATAATAGGTGATTCACCACCTAAAACGGCCACAGTCGTTACTTCTGCTCAGACAGAAACTACAGCATCCGAAGAAAAGTCATCTACTACAACAATAGTAGCCAGTCAGCTGGGGGAGCCTGGCACAACGGTGGACGTGAATACCATGGCAGAATACGAGGGAAAGCCACTAACGCAATTAGACTTGGAAACACTTAAAGATAAGCCATGGAGAGCTCCTGGAGCTGATATTTCCGATTACTTCAATTATGGTTTTGATGAATTCACGTGGATAGCATATTGCCACAAGCAAGACAAGACGAGAGGCGAATTTAATCCTCAAGCTGTCATGGCTAAATTGATGGGAGGATCTGCTCCACCCATGCCACCTGCTGGAGCTGGTCCTGGTGGTCCTCCAGGTATGCCTCCTATGGGAATGATGCCACCGGGAATGCCTCCTATGGGTATGATGCCTCCAGGCATGCCCAATATGCCACCTGGAATGGGTATGCCTGGAATGCCTGGAATGCCAGGCATGCCTAACATGCCCAACATGCCCAACATGCCTAATATGCCCAACATGCCCAATTTCATGAATAATGccaataataataatagtaataatGGTAATAGGCAATATCAGAATTTCATTCCGAACAGGCAATGA
- a CDS encoding predicted protein: MSIHLLSRLPGELPVSRNSLNAMGSLLSPEFEYLNEFLPSHLDSKSNSLDLDVGSISSKVESNLPVSDEFDSLFRYLLTPTLVGPSPNSFYYDYVACADNNEFLGISEPIASQPREFSLSVDGIKVTTSEDDTFFQNLSSPNRSDAVSTREPGETVVQHQSELATRSQSHREVVAHQKARTTTGSKPSSTYKVVKHRPKGSKQACVPIKISYEKLKLTTKLGAELSDSFVETVESSMSASVRAMLAERKLPEELENGASRCKIDRQVYERPLLIEEMEKFCGHPKVRYIRNSNFGRTPYEAEYYSYQVDNKGQSINHTRHGLCPYCPEVSFFKLKNSAYGNHLGNIHGIRTNGSLFPDPILPGIYLMAKSEFVETERKTLAKERATAGVIWDTIFDITETTMSNAKAEAKVVASVGVIWNIIRKTLVFLVIVN; this comes from the exons ATGTCTATTCACTTGCTTTCAAGACTCCCAGGGGAGTTACCCGTTTCAAGAAACCTGCTTAATGCCATGGGGAGCCTTTTATCCCCAGAATTTGAGTATCTTAACGAGTTTTTGCCATCTCATCTAGATTCgaaatcaaattctttgGATCTAGATGTTGGACTGATTTCTTCTAAAGTTGAATCAAACCTTCCAGTTAGTGATGAATTCGATAGCTTGTTCAGGTATCTTCTAACCCCAACACTTGTTGGACCATCTCCAAATTCATTTTACTACGATTATGTTGCCTGCGCCGACAACAATGAGTTCTTGGGTATATCTGAACCAATAGCTAGTCAACCTAGAGAATTCAGTCTTTCTGTGGACGGAATCAAAGTAACAACCTCTGAAGACGAtactttcttccaaaatcTCCTGTCTCCCAATAGGTCTGATGCTGTGAGTACTCGTGAACCAGGTGAAACAGTTGTGCAACACCAACTGGAATTAGCAACAAGGCTGCAGAGTCATCGGGAGGTTGTAGCACACCAAAAAGCTAGAACTACGACTGGATCTAAGCCCAGCTCCACATACAAGGTAGTGAAGCATAGGCCAAAGGGATCTAAACAAGCTTGTGTTCCAATTAAAATTTCATACGAGAAACTTAAATTGACAACAAAGCTTGGAGCTGAACTCTCGGATTCGTTTGTCGAAACTGTTGAATCCAGTATGTCAGCGTCGGTCCGTGCAATGTTAGCCGAAAGAAAATTACCAGAGGAGCTTGAAAATGGTGCCTCAAGGTGTAAGATTGATAGACAAGTCTATGAAAGACCTCTattgattgaagaaatggaaaagtTCTGTGGCCATCCAAAGGTGAGATATATTCGAAACTCAAACTTTGGACGGACTCCCTACGAAGCAGAGTACTACCTGTACCAGGTGGACAATAAGGGTCAACTGATCAACCATACAAGACATGGTTTGTGTCCATATTGTCCAGAAGtcctgttcttcaagttgaagaattctgCCTACGGGAACCATTTAGGCAACATTCACGGCATCCGCACGAACGGGTCCCTTTTTCCAGATCCAATTCTCCCAGGAATCTACTTGATGGCCAAGAGTGAATTTGTAGAAACTGAAAGAAAAACTCTAGCCAAAGAGAGAGCTACAGCTGGGGTG ATTTGGGACACTATCTTCGACATTACCGAGACAACCATGTCAAATGCAAAAGCAGAAGCAAAGGTTGTCGCTCTGGTCGGAGTAATTTGGAATATAATTAGAAAGACTTTGGTGTTTTTGGTTATCGTCAACTAG